The DNA region ACAGGGACAACATTACCATTAGCTATGGAATGACCAATATCAATATAATCACCATTGTCAACCTGTACTGAATCTATACAAACCACATCTTTCTTAAAATTAAGATGGGTTCTTAACGTTTGACCAAGGACTTTTGCCATGTCATTCTGAATAATGATTACCAGAGGCTTATCCTTCTTAATAGTCTCTGCCATTCCTTCAATAATGCACCTAGATAACTCAGTAATATATTGAAAACTAGCACTTTTCTGCCCCCGAAAAGCAAGAGCTACGTGCTGATCATCACTCTCTAACTGAAACCACTTTAACTTGTCAGAAATGATCTGACGCAATCTATGTAAAGGTAAAGCTTCGTCTTCTTCTGTAAGTTTTAATATAGGGATATTTTTTAGAGGTAATGCTTCCTCAGAAAAAGTAATAGTACTACCACTAATATCCGTGGTATGGGTACCTGCCCCGATTACTGTAGCTCGAATAGTCTCTCCAGACATTACTACTTCTACTTTCTTATCAATACCACTCTTTGCTATGGCCTGCCCTAGCAAAATACCAATATCACCAAACTGAAATAGGTCCTCTTCTTCTATCATTTGCACACAGTCAGCAACTCCACCAGAATAAGTAACAATATCAATATCATAATCCCGTCTAAGGTCATGATCTGTTGCTATTACATCAAGCAAAGCTGTCTTAGTTCTAACACCTACTACCTCTTCCAACAACTGTGCCATCCGTTCGGTTATAAGCTCTAATTCCACCTGCTCTAAGATTCTACCTTCTTCGATATGAATACCAATACTCTCACCTAATAACTTAATCTTATGAGAAGCATACAGTACTCTTCTGTTTTTGCCATCTAATTTAATCAATCGGCCACCAATATCCAAGCAAGCTGTGTCAATCACATCACCATTTTTGAATACGGCAATATTCGTCGTACCTCCACCAATGTCTAAATTGGCTACAGAACATGACCGGTCCTTAGACACTTTGGCTGCATTAGCGCCTTTACCAGCAATAATTCCCTCTAGCACAGGTCCTGCAGTAGCCACAACGAAATCCCCAGCTAATCCACTAAGAACCTTCAATACTTCCCTAGCATTCTCCTTACGAGCCGTCTCACCTGTAATAATCACTGCACCTGTATCCACTTCAGAAGGTTTGACACCTGCCTTATGATACTCTTCTTCAATCAACTGCCGAACCTGTTTCACATCTATCTCTGTCACCGATCTAAGGGGTGTAAAATGTATTTCACTTTGATAAATGACTTCTTTATCCACAATTTTAATACAAGGCACAGTTACCATATTAGCTGTATTTCTTACTAACAATCGACTAAACACCAACTGAGTAGTAGACGTCCCTATATCAATCCCAACACTCAACATTTGCTGTTCCACTACCACCAACCTCCTTCAAGTACCAGAAAAGTAAGTATTCGTTTTCAGGAAGCACAGGAAAATTTGATCCCTTGCGAGTAAGATGAGCTTTCCTATGCTAGAATAAAAGTGACTTTGTCACGTAAAATAGTAGATTTAAAAAACAACGAAGCCAAAAAGATATTATTTACTAATATCTCTTTGGCTTCGTCGCCTTCCTAAGTACATCGTTGTACTTACTATTCACTTTTAAAATCAAACATGGTCTTTGTTCCTTCTAGACTGGATTCAATTGTCAAATGCCCAGATAGCTTATCCTTGACTATCTGCTCTACAATCTTCTGACCCAGCCTTCCACTTTTCACAGATTCTTTATTAAATCCAACTCCATTATCGATCACCGATATACTGGAATACAGAGAACCCTTCTGAATTCTAATCTCTATAGCACCTTCATCTAGATCTTTAAAAGCATGATCCACCGAATTCTGCAAAAGTTCATTAACTACAAGTGCTATGGATGTTGCTTTATCACTATTAACAATAACACTGTCGCCTTTTACCTCAATCTGCACTCTCTTATCCGGTGAAATACCATATACCGCCGTGGTATCTTTTAGCTTAGATAGAATGGTCTTAATATCAATATCATCCACACCTTTTTGAGCTAACAACTCATGGGTAACTGCTATGCTTAATATACGACTAATACTTTCATTAAAAGACTTCTTAACCTCTTGATTATCAATACGTCTTGATTGAAGATTAAGTAGGCTTGCTATGGTTTGCAAGTTATTCTTTACACGGTGATGAATTTCTTTTATTACCACAGACTTAAGAATCAGTTCCTTTTCTTTCTCCTTTACATCTGTGTTATCCTTGATAAACATAACAACACCATTAATTTTATCCTTATGCTTTAAAAATGCATATTTTGTTTGTAAACAAAGGTTGCCAATGGTCACTTCACAGGTCTCATAAGAAGAATCAGACCAAATCTTCTCAAAAGATATACCACCAAGGACCAAATTGTCAAAGCTCATACCAACAATATTATCTCGATATCCTAACTTATTGTAAAGCTTAATAGCACCTGGATTAGCATATGTAGCTATCTTCTTGTTATTAAATATAATAATGGCTTCATTCACATGATGGGTAATGTTACTTTCTTGCTCTTTGAAAGATAAAAGAGTTTCACTTAAGTGCTCTGTGGTCTCTGAGAGAATTTCCATCTGTCTCGACTGTGCTAAGTGCTGGGTCACATCCATTTCCATGATGAGCACCCCAATCACTTTGTTATTATTATTCTTGATCGGTATGGTATTTTGTATGACCGTTTTATTTTCTTGGGTAATGGCTTTTAAGTCTCTGGTTGCCATGCCCACTTCTAGTGTTCGAAGAGCTGCTGGCTCATTAACACGATAGGCTAATTGTCCTACAACTGATGATTCATACATGGATTTTCCTATGGAGGGTTTTGCTTCTGCTACAACAATGGCTACATCTGAATCTTTGATAAGACAATCAATGAAGACGTCGGCCCGTACTAAATCGGCAATCATCGGCAGCATCTCAGAAGTTTTAATTAACTTCTCAATGTCACTTTGTGATAAATCCGTATGTTTTACACATAGTTTTTCAATCATACCCTTCACTCCAAATTATTTCACCTTTTTTCTTTAGCTGCTTTTTTCATTAAGTATAATTGCCTGGGCAATGTCTTTCATAGAACGACCCTTATTCATACTCAGTTTTCGTATTTTTTTATAGGCATCCTCTTCTGACATACAGTAATTTTTAATAAGAACGCCTTTAGCTTTCTCAATAAACTTACGATCCTCTACTTGCTGTTTGGCTTTCTTAGCGTCATTTTTAATGTTTTCAATTTGCCTGCTCTTAGATAAGGCTATCTCAATGGCTGGAAGCAGGTTCCTATCATTAATAGGTTTTACGAGATATCCCATCACACCTAGGTTCTTAGCTTCTTCAATAAATTCTTGTCCGCTATAGGCTGTCAATAAGATTATACAATTGGTTAACTGTTCTTCTGTAATAATCTTAGTAGCTTTTAGACCATTAAGCAGTGGCATCTTCACATCCATTAAGACTAAATCAGGTCTAAATTCTCGACACAATTCAATGGCATCAAAACCATCAGAAGCTGATCCTACTACGTTGTAGCCAGCATCTTCAAGAATTTCGCAGAGATCCATTCTAGTAACAGGCTCATCATCGGCTATTACTATCCTTTTAGTCATATATTCTCCTCCAAAGCTATTCATAATATGTGTCATGACTTTGTTTGCTAAGTCATAACCACAGTGTGATTTATCATCACACTTATCCTGTGTTTATCATGTTGTATTTTACAAGTTATACCATACGTTATCTTAGGGTATGGTATAACATGCTATTGGTTAGATATTCTTGTACTTGATTAATGCCTTCATGATTATAGGAACTAACGCTAAATATTTCTTCAGCACCAGCCGCCCGTAAACACTCTTCATGCCAAGTTACATTGTCCGGCTTGAGGTCTATCTTAGTAATAATACCTATTGTAGGTTTATTAAATATGGATGCAAAATTAGGTGGATAGAGTGACCTATCGTCGGTACAATCTAATACCAATCCAATCACATCGCAATCATAAGATGCTGTAATTAATGCCTTATAAAACCTTGGGTTTTCAAGATATTCACCTGGTGTATCTAATATACTATTATAGTATTCCATTGTTTGAGTCTTTTTATATTCTATTTCTTGTTGGTTCATCACTTGTGTTAATGTTGATTTCCCACTTCCTGAGCGTCCAATCAATATTATCTTTCTCATTATATTCACTCCCATTATTTCTTATGTCTGTATTTATGCTCTGTAGTGGAAGTTCTATATTTACATTCTCTATGATCTTGTTATTTTAGCTGGTGTAAAGGCAAGCACATTTTCAAGGACATTTAAAACCTCTTTCAATGCCGATTCCACACTGGATACATCGCCAACGATGATCAATGAACCACTAAAACGATCAACAAATCCTATCTCTATACCAGCGGCTTTTGTTGCTACATCAGCTGCTATTATGGCTGCTTCACTAGGTGTAATGGTGAGAATTCCAAGAGCATCACTGTATTCGGCGGATAATCCTATTTTTTTGTATATGTTGTTTTGTGGGTTAGCGATCAAATGAGCTAATGTCACCTGTTTACCTGGCACATATTCTTGTATAACTCTTTGTTTACTTTGCTCCATCGTATCAACCTTTCCAAAACTAACTGATATCTTACTGCACAAACATTTGTACACATGAAAAGTAGCTACGCTACGTCTTCCTTTGGAAGTTTTTTCGTTAGGAAAATATGGTTCTTGCGAGCAAAATGCAGTACTTTCCTACACAAAATAAAAAGCTCGCCAAAAACGCTATCCTATATCGTTTTTATGCGAGCCTCATTGCTCTTTTAGGATTACACGCCGTTGTGTAATCAACTTTATTGAATTGTTTAATCAAATTATAACAAAAACCAGTGAATAAATCAACTGTCTCTTGTAAACAATTTCTTGAAACAAGCAAAATCTATACTGACTCAATGCATGTTGCCCAAAAATTTTTAGAGAAAGTAAGCTTGGGTTAATGCAAAAGAGATTCCCCTCTGCCTAAGAGGCTATACAGGAAAGATTGAGAGGTATTTTAATCTACCTCTGAATCTTTCTTTTTACTTTTCTTATACTCATTGATGCTTGCGAAGATGATTAAGAAGAGCCCTGCAACCAATAAATAAACCCACCAAGGAATGCTCAGCCAGAATGTTTTAGTGAAGTAGATAACATCTAGACCTAGAAATACAATAGCTGATATAAAGTAAAATCGCTGCTTCTTATAAAAGCCAATTATAATCATACCAATCATCAGTCCACCAAATAGAATACCTTCAAATGTCTTATCGGGCATGATATCTAAAAATAATATAAGGGTAGTAATAGTTAATAAACTATATTCTAAATACTTTAATTTAGCATAGTGCTCTTTATAAAGAAAATGAATAATCAAAGAAGCTGTAAGGAAAATAGGCAAAACGTAAAGTTCTGTTTCTATTAAGTGCGGTATTGACATATATTCATAGATTGTAAATAATCCGATTAATCCAGATGCCCATGTAAGTCCTTTAAATAATTTAATAGCCCCTTTATGAGTATAACGCCTTATTTGGGCTCCAAAGAAGATAACAAAAGACAAAGCTGTAATGATTCTCAGTACCATATACTCTTCTTTTATGACATCAGTAAAAAGTCCTAGTAGTAAAATAAAACTAATTAGAGAGTACCATTCCAGTTTATATCTCTTGAGTTTATCCACTTTTATATACTGCCATCTACCTAAAAATATCAATAAATAGACTATGACAATTACGGATGCAATATACAGCCATGGGGTTGTAATGAGTAAGTCTAAATACTCCATTATCATTATAGCAAATATGGCTAGAGGAATAATATTGAGATAGGACATTCTAAACTTATGCAGAGATACTATGAGAATTCCACACATGATGACTATAATGAAGAAATTCCACATCCCTGTTAGACCTCCTTCATAAGGAATGTCCATTCCCATCAATAATAAACCAACTACCGATAAAATAAGAGCAAAGTAATAAATCCATCTCTTCCATTGATGCTTTACGATATATGCGACTATCATTAATCCTACTCCATAAAGGCTGATCAAGTTTAATATCAACGGCAATTGTATATCCATGATCAAAAGTAACTGATTGAGTATTATGAATAACGTTACGAGTATTATATACATATTTGGAACTTTTGTGATCTTAGATCTTATGAAATGATAAAAATAAATGAGTAGCATAGAAAAAGGAAGAATAATCAATTGTATGTCTTGAGTATTCATAAAGTTATTTTCATATATAAGCGCTAGAATCCCTATGAAACTCATAAATAAGGATACTGGCCAAAAGGCTGCTGAAATGTCATCCTCCAAAGCTCTTTTCTTATTAAGGTAACGTAGTAAAAGACCTATTCCTGTGGTGATCAGTAAAACAACACCTAAACTCACTGATATAAAATAATCATTAAGAGGTTCATAGATTATTTCATGAACAGATACAAAAATACCTAATGCAAGGATAATAGGCAAGCTAATCTTAATGAACCACCTTATAATTTCATTTTCTTTTAATAAATAAGTAATGTATAAGATAACTGATACGATAAGCGCTAGCACAAGTTGTAAGACAAACATTTCATCCGCTAAGGCTGTGATCCACCCCATAAGGATAAGGAACATAGCACATATACCGTAGGCTGGTTTATACTTCTCAATTAATTTCAATGGAGCGAATAAATAGATACCATATAACATACAGCCTAACCCAAATAATATAAAGCTGTTAAAGGAAATATACTCATCATCACCTATTCTTGAAGCTATCAAAATACCTATGGCTATAAGAATAGGAGAAAGATAACCACTAACCTTTTCAGCGTATGTACCTTGAACGACAATTGATAGAAGCATATAATCAATGGCTAGAACTATAAAACCTATGCCAAATACAACAAAAGCTCCATTACTTAGATCTGCTGAACCCAGTGTACCATCCTTGATGATTAAGCTCGTATAAGATGTTATCATGATAAGTATAGGTGCTAAGTCGATATAAGCTTTTACTAAGTAATGATATCGTTCATTACTCTTATTCCTCAACACATAATAAGTCAACAAGCCATGGAATATTGCTACAAACAAGAATATCCACTCTCTTGGAATCCGCAGTGCTGGAAAAAGAAATAACCCAAATAAGACAAGAAATAGATAGGAAAACCAGGCATATAATGTGTTCTTAAACTTAATACTACTATAAACATTGATTGGAATACCAACTAATGTTACAAGTGATAATAACCAAAACCTTCCTTTTGAAGCTAGGGTTAATGACTCTCCTAACAACCCAAGTGCTCCAAGTGCAAGAACAACTATAGGTAGTGATATACATCCTAGAAACCAAAAAGCTGAGGCTGTTTGATGTACATGTAGCTTCTTGTCAGTGATATGACTGATTCCGAAGAAAAACAGCGAGAATAAACAAAGCATTATAACCTTTGCGCCATTTGTAAAACTATTCCAACTGCTGGTTGCAAAAATTAAACCAGCTAATATGACCATCATTACACCTATTGACAAGATCACTGTAATATTTCTATTTCTGATTTCCTCTGATGTCTTGACTTTTTTAACGTCTACTTTTGTTATTACTTTGTTTTCAGCTTCTGCTTTTTGTTCATTAACACTTTTTTCACTCAGCTTAACACAATAATCAAAATGGGCTTTTCCAATTTTATTATAGTCTTCTATGTCAATATAGTGATTATCGTAAAGCTTTTTCAATTCACTTGTGAACAGCATGTTCTTTTCTCTTAGGTTCAAAACTTCCCCTCCTTTATTTATTATTTAAACACCCTCATATTAAAGATTATATGAAAGATTGAACACGTATGTCAACTACTGGTATTATTACATATCAAATCATATAACTATTGACTTTATAGTAGTAAGCATATAGGTATATGAACTTTTTTCTTTTTCTAAGATGATAGTCAATTAATAGTATAATCATTGAACAGTCAACTCATAGGTATGCTTTCTTTTAATGGAATGCAAAGGTTATAATGCCAAATTTGAAATAGGGTCTTCTCAAAAACGGTCAATGGGTTTAGTATGAAATAGAACCCATTGACCGTTTTGGTCTATGAAAGAAGGTGCTCTAATGAATAATAAATTTTTAAAGCTACCACTAGAAAAGCAAAGAAGGATACTAAGCGCTGGATATAAGGTATTCTCTACTTATCCTTACAAAAAAGCACCTACATCCATGATTGCTGAAGAGGCCTGCATGTCCAAGTCACTACTGTTTCATTACTTTACTAATAAAAAGGGTTATTACCTCTACTTGTTCACACATGCCGTTGAGTATCTAAATCTCCAAATTATACATCAACAACAAGAGAATCAAAGTAAGGATTTCTTTGAAAGGATGTCATTTGAAATGAAACGGAAAGTTGAGCTTTCCGCAGAATATCCATATCTATACCAGTTTATTGGAAGGGCATATTACGAAAGGGATGAATCGATACAGAATGAAATAAGTAAACTTTACGGAAAAATGCTCATTGACACCAAGGAAGACATAAAGCTAAGTATTGACATTTCAAAATTTAAAAATCCCAATGAAATTGACAAGCTTATCGACATTATTACATGGATTGCGGAGGGCTATACCTACAAAAATATGAATCGGATATTTGAGCATCCCCAGGAAGTAGTAAAGGAATTTCAAACCCTATTGGATTCGCTGAAAATGCATTATTATAAAGAGGTGTTTATCAATGTATTACGCTGAATACGGTTCAAAAGAAAACCCTACACTAGTACTCCTGCATCCAGCTGGTTTAGTGGACGCATTTGTAAATTTATATGACCTCAAGAGTAGGTATCATCTCATTATTCCCCATATGAACGGGTCTGGAATGGAAGTTGAAAAAACTTATCACTACAATGAAGTAAAAGAGGAGATCATTAAGATTATCACGGGGCTGGAGAAAGATAAGGTAAGTATTATTGGCCACTCACTTGGAGCTTGTCTTTGTGTCACTCTTGTATGTGAGGCTCCCGAACTTATAGATAAGGCATTTATTAGCAGCCCTTGGGTAGTACCCGACCATCAAATCAATTACAAATGGGCAAAAGGTGTAACAAAATTTGCTGGACTTATCAAGACTAAATTTGTAGCTAGGCTTCTTAACATGTTTCTTAAATATCCACCAGAGCAACGGGATTTTTTTCTAGCTACATGGCCAAAAATGGAAAAGGATAATATCCCTCGTTGGTATAAAGAGATACCTTTGCAGAGCGAGTGTATGGCGATTGGCAGAAGCAGTGTATACATAACACTAGTATATGCACAAAAGGATATTAAAAGCATGAGGGACTCAGCCAGTTGGATAAAGAAAATGAGCCCTGATTGTAGCGTAAAGTATCTTAAAGGTATGGGACATGATAATCCTCTCACTAATAAAGACGTTTTTAGAAAGAACATTGAAGAGTTTTTGGGAATTCGTTGAGGAGTGATTGTATGGA from Vallitalea okinawensis includes:
- a CDS encoding alpha/beta fold hydrolase — encoded protein: MYYAEYGSKENPTLVLLHPAGLVDAFVNLYDLKSRYHLIIPHMNGSGMEVEKTYHYNEVKEEIIKIITGLEKDKVSIIGHSLGACLCVTLVCEAPELIDKAFISSPWVVPDHQINYKWAKGVTKFAGLIKTKFVARLLNMFLKYPPEQRDFFLATWPKMEKDNIPRWYKEIPLQSECMAIGRSSVYITLVYAQKDIKSMRDSASWIKKMSPDCSVKYLKGMGHDNPLTNKDVFRKNIEEFLGIR
- the eutS gene encoding ethanolamine utilization microcompartment protein EutS; the encoded protein is MEQSKQRVIQEYVPGKQVTLAHLIANPQNNIYKKIGLSAEYSDALGILTITPSEAAIIAADVATKAAGIEIGFVDRFSGSLIIVGDVSSVESALKEVLNVLENVLAFTPAKITRS
- a CDS encoding ANTAR domain-containing response regulator; this translates as MTKRIVIADDEPVTRMDLCEILEDAGYNVVGSASDGFDAIELCREFRPDLVLMDVKMPLLNGLKATKIITEEQLTNCIILLTAYSGQEFIEEAKNLGVMGYLVKPINDRNLLPAIEIALSKSRQIENIKNDAKKAKQQVEDRKFIEKAKGVLIKNYCMSEEDAYKKIRKLSMNKGRSMKDIAQAIILNEKSS
- a CDS encoding sensor histidine kinase, producing MIEKLCVKHTDLSQSDIEKLIKTSEMLPMIADLVRADVFIDCLIKDSDVAIVVAEAKPSIGKSMYESSVVGQLAYRVNEPAALRTLEVGMATRDLKAITQENKTVIQNTIPIKNNNNKVIGVLIMEMDVTQHLAQSRQMEILSETTEHLSETLLSFKEQESNITHHVNEAIIIFNNKKIATYANPGAIKLYNKLGYRDNIVGMSFDNLVLGGISFEKIWSDSSYETCEVTIGNLCLQTKYAFLKHKDKINGVVMFIKDNTDVKEKEKELILKSVVIKEIHHRVKNNLQTIASLLNLQSRRIDNQEVKKSFNESISRILSIAVTHELLAQKGVDDIDIKTILSKLKDTTAVYGISPDKRVQIEVKGDSVIVNSDKATSIALVVNELLQNSVDHAFKDLDEGAIEIRIQKGSLYSSISVIDNGVGFNKESVKSGRLGQKIVEQIVKDKLSGHLTIESSLEGTKTMFDFKSE
- a CDS encoding EutP/PduV family microcompartment system protein — its product is MRKIILIGRSGSGKSTLTQVMNQQEIEYKKTQTMEYYNSILDTPGEYLENPRFYKALITASYDCDVIGLVLDCTDDRSLYPPNFASIFNKPTIGIITKIDLKPDNVTWHEECLRAAGAEEIFSVSSYNHEGINQVQEYLTNSMLYHTLR
- a CDS encoding TetR/AcrR family transcriptional regulator; its protein translation is MNNKFLKLPLEKQRRILSAGYKVFSTYPYKKAPTSMIAEEACMSKSLLFHYFTNKKGYYLYLFTHAVEYLNLQIIHQQQENQSKDFFERMSFEMKRKVELSAEYPYLYQFIGRAYYERDESIQNEISKLYGKMLIDTKEDIKLSIDISKFKNPNEIDKLIDIITWIAEGYTYKNMNRIFEHPQEVVKEFQTLLDSLKMHYYKEVFINVLR
- the eutA gene encoding ethanolamine ammonia-lyase reactivating factor EutA, producing MEQQMLSVGIDIGTSTTQLVFSRLLVRNTANMVTVPCIKIVDKEVIYQSEIHFTPLRSVTEIDVKQVRQLIEEEYHKAGVKPSEVDTGAVIITGETARKENAREVLKVLSGLAGDFVVATAGPVLEGIIAGKGANAAKVSKDRSCSVANLDIGGGTTNIAVFKNGDVIDTACLDIGGRLIKLDGKNRRVLYASHKIKLLGESIGIHIEEGRILEQVELELITERMAQLLEEVVGVRTKTALLDVIATDHDLRRDYDIDIVTYSGGVADCVQMIEEEDLFQFGDIGILLGQAIAKSGIDKKVEVVMSGETIRATVIGAGTHTTDISGSTITFSEEALPLKNIPILKLTEEDEALPLHRLRQIISDKLKWFQLESDDQHVALAFRGQKSASFQYITELSRCIIEGMAETIKKDKPLVIIIQNDMAKVLGQTLRTHLNFKKDVVCIDSVQVDNGDYIDIGHSIANGNVVPVIVKTLLLSY